The genomic DNA CTCGCCCCCGAAGATGGGTTCACGATCGCGCCTCCGGCCGATGATGACTTCATGCCCTGGCCCGGGATTTTCACCGGGGTCATCTGGTTAGGCCTCTACACCTGGATCACCAACCACGTCGTCGTCCAGCGAGTACTGGCAGCTAAGAACCTCGATCACGGCCGGTGGGGCGCGTTGTTCGCCGGTTTGATGCAGCTGCCCTGGCTCGTGCTGCTCATCTTCCCCGGGATCCTGGCCCGCGACGTGTTCCCGGAACTCGAAAACCCCGATTTGGCGTGGCCGTCGCTGATCTTCGAGTACATGCCCGTCGGGATTCGCGGGCTGATCGTTGCCGCACTGCTGGCCGCACTCATGTCGACGTTGGATTCGGTACTCAACGGCGCTGCCAGCCTGGTCGTCAATGACTTTATAAAAACGCGCAAAAAAGAATTCACCGAGAAACAGCTACTGCGAATCAGCCGGGCCCTGGTCGGGGTCTTCATGGTCATCGCGGTCCTCTGGGCTCCGGTGATCCTGAACTTCGACACCATCGTGCAGTATTTCCAGTCGTTTTTGGGCTACGTCACCATGCCCGTGGTCGTGGTGCTAATCGGCGGGATCTTCTGGAAACGTGCCACCGCCACGGCCGCGTTCTGGACGCTGGTGGTGGTCACCTCGATCGGTGTGGTCGGGTTCGTCACCGGTGAGTTGCTAGAGCTCCACGGGATCCAGTTCCTGTACGCCACCGGAATCATGGTGGTGCTCAGCACCATCAGTTTCGTCACGATCTCACTGATGACCCCCGCACCGGAACGTGCCAGCATCAAAGAAGTCACCTTCGACCGCAGCACCTGGGCAGAAGAAACCGAACAGCTCCGGGGCAAACCGTGGTACAAGAACTACCGCTACCTTTCAGCGGGCGTTGTGGTCCTGACTGTCGCCGTGGTGGTCCCGTTCATTTGATCGTGTACAACAAGGAGACGAAACATGGTGTTTTTCCCAACGGCCATTCTGGTGGGAGTCGACCACACCCGCGAGTCGACCCACGCGGTGCTCACGGCAGTCGAACTGTGCCAGGCCACGAACTCACCGCTGCACCTGGCCCACGTCAAACTCACCTCAGGGCTCCTGCGCGGTCGGCCAATGACCCCATCACAGCGCGGTGCCACCGACGACGAAGCAGACGCCATACTGCAAGAATTCAGTACTGTGGCGAC from Enteractinococcus fodinae includes the following:
- a CDS encoding sodium:solute symporter family transporter, giving the protein MPEFELAGLDLAIIAAYALGIVAIGFWVGRGTKNSDDYFLAGRGMIWPLVGFSLIVSNFSGTQFLGLAGAGYDTGISVWNFEWMATLILVFFAVLILPIYLQSKITTVPEFLEKRYDRRSRYAFSGFTVLSGMLIDSAGGMFAGAIILNLLYPDIPLMVHIVIIAVLGGVYVILGGLRAVMITDTIQGILLLIASGTIFVILFAEFGFDWGIFRELAPEDGFTIAPPADDDFMPWPGIFTGVIWLGLYTWITNHVVVQRVLAAKNLDHGRWGALFAGLMQLPWLVLLIFPGILARDVFPELENPDLAWPSLIFEYMPVGIRGLIVAALLAALMSTLDSVLNGAASLVVNDFIKTRKKEFTEKQLLRISRALVGVFMVIAVLWAPVILNFDTIVQYFQSFLGYVTMPVVVVLIGGIFWKRATATAAFWTLVVVTSIGVVGFVTGELLELHGIQFLYATGIMVVLSTISFVTISLMTPAPERASIKEVTFDRSTWAEETEQLRGKPWYKNYRYLSAGVVVLTVAVVVPFI